The following coding sequences are from one Bacteroidales bacterium window:
- a CDS encoding DUF1987 domain-containing protein gives MKTIDIKKTDKTPEVVLDTEKQVFHIKGKCLPENIRSFSEGVLRDFEKHLQTLPAGDAIHPAFRIHFRLGYFNSAAAKFIADVLTLSGQYIQKGCNIRNYWYFEEDDHDMLEAGEEIAQMVNVPMEFIAVVRE, from the coding sequence ATGAAAACCATTGACATCAAAAAGACAGACAAAACACCTGAAGTTGTGCTGGATACCGAAAAGCAGGTGTTCCATATAAAAGGGAAATGTCTTCCCGAAAACATCAGAAGTTTCAGCGAAGGGGTTTTAAGGGATTTTGAAAAGCACCTGCAAACCCTGCCCGCCGGGGATGCGATTCATCCGGCATTCAGGATACATTTCAGGCTTGGATACTTTAATTCTGCTGCAGCCAAGTTCATTGCCGATGTGTTGACACTGTCGGGACAATATATACAAAAGGGCTGCAACATAAGAAACTACTGGTATTTTGAAGAAGACGACCACGATATGCTCGAAGCCGGTGAAGAAATCGCCCAGATGGTTAACGTACCAATGGAATTTATTGCGGTAGTGAGGGAGTAA
- a CDS encoding C1 family peptidase — MYFRISLLVILCSSLYTAKAQFPAKAIFIEPKSGFWQNSILKDDRDVEARKEPEKTRKYFSADLTVLSLPNKVDLYKNQQWHNPPISQGNTSTCWCFSTTSMLESDAYRINKVQVKLSEIYTVYWEWVEKTRRFINERGNSEYSEGSESDAVTRIWKQYGVVPEESYTGLLDGRKYHNHSTMVDEMTKYMQWVKENSAWNEEEAIATIKSIMNHYLGVPPTEVTVNGKKMSPQDYLRQVVKINPDDYVGILSYLQEPFYKKVEYSVPDNWWHSKDYYNVPLDVFMASLKSAVHQGFTVAIGGDVSEPGFDRITQCAVVPEFDIPSAYINDDARQFRFSNKTTTDDHGLHIVGYLEKDGRDWYLVKDSGSGSRNGDPNAKEFGYYFFSEDYVKLKMMDFMVHKDAVKDLLEKFK, encoded by the coding sequence ATGTATTTCAGAATTTCACTTTTAGTAATCCTTTGCTCCAGCCTTTATACTGCAAAAGCTCAATTTCCGGCAAAGGCCATTTTTATTGAACCAAAGTCAGGTTTCTGGCAAAATTCAATCCTTAAAGATGACAGGGATGTAGAAGCCCGCAAAGAACCGGAGAAAACTAGGAAGTATTTCTCCGCTGATCTTACCGTATTGTCTTTGCCCAACAAAGTTGATCTTTATAAAAACCAGCAATGGCATAACCCTCCGATTTCACAGGGAAATACAAGTACCTGCTGGTGCTTTTCAACCACTTCCATGTTAGAATCGGATGCCTACAGGATTAATAAAGTTCAGGTTAAACTGTCGGAAATATACACCGTGTATTGGGAATGGGTTGAGAAAACGAGGAGATTCATAAATGAACGCGGAAACTCAGAGTACAGCGAAGGATCTGAATCAGATGCCGTAACCCGTATCTGGAAACAATATGGTGTAGTTCCTGAAGAAAGTTATACAGGCTTGCTCGATGGCAGGAAGTACCATAATCACTCCACCATGGTGGATGAAATGACAAAATATATGCAATGGGTTAAGGAGAATTCGGCATGGAATGAAGAAGAGGCAATTGCTACAATAAAATCAATAATGAATCATTACCTCGGTGTACCTCCGACTGAAGTAACTGTGAACGGCAAAAAAATGAGTCCGCAGGATTATCTCAGGCAAGTTGTAAAAATCAATCCCGATGATTATGTGGGCATCCTTTCCTATTTGCAGGAGCCTTTTTATAAGAAAGTGGAATATTCGGTTCCCGATAACTGGTGGCACAGTAAGGATTATTACAATGTACCGCTTGATGTTTTCATGGCTTCGCTTAAATCGGCGGTTCACCAGGGATTCACAGTTGCCATAGGTGGTGATGTTAGCGAACCGGGTTTTGACAGGATTACACAGTGTGCAGTTGTCCCTGAATTTGATATTCCCTCAGCTTACATTAATGACGATGCAAGGCAGTTCAGATTCAGCAACAAAACAACCACGGATGACCACGGATTGCATATTGTAGGTTATCTTGAAAAGGACGGAAGGGACTGGTATCTTGTCAAGGATTCAGGATCCGGATCAAGAAACGGCGATCCGAATGCGAAAGAGTTTGGTTATTATTTCTTCTCTGAAGATTATGTGAAGCTTAAAATGATGGATTTTATGGTTCACAAAGACGCAGTGAAAGACCTTCTTGAAAAATTCAAATAA